The Candidatus Hydrogenedentota bacterium genome includes a window with the following:
- the rsmA gene encoding ribosomal RNA small subunit methyltransferase A: MDQEQKKAAVSQPVFPSLRDLCHRHNIRFKKALGQNLLLDENINAIMVDAAELDSADSVIEVGAGLGALTKRMINKAGQILSVEIDASFMPCLEEQFSAFPHVHLFRGDILNHDLEELIESYLPEAQRLKMVSNLPYYITTPVLFHFLESPIYFERLVTMVQLEVGERLTAPVNAENYGALTLAARLYAETDIVHRVPASCFLPKPKVDSVVVRFRCRKEPLLPEMDIPWVMKVVRTTFQKRRKTLRNTLTGPALNLTKEEAMDALAHADIDHGRRPQTLDWREFTALAQAIKEVKATSADKSTEQGAE; encoded by the coding sequence ATGGATCAAGAACAAAAAAAAGCAGCCGTAAGCCAACCTGTCTTTCCAAGTTTACGCGACCTCTGCCACCGTCATAATATTCGCTTCAAAAAGGCACTGGGTCAGAATCTGTTGCTTGACGAAAATATCAATGCCATTATGGTGGATGCCGCCGAGCTTGACAGCGCAGACAGTGTCATAGAAGTGGGAGCGGGACTGGGCGCCTTGACCAAGCGCATGATTAACAAGGCAGGACAGATCTTGTCTGTGGAAATCGATGCTTCGTTTATGCCCTGTTTAGAAGAGCAATTCTCTGCCTTTCCCCATGTCCATCTGTTCCGCGGCGACATCCTTAATCATGACCTGGAAGAACTTATCGAAAGCTACTTGCCCGAGGCGCAGCGGCTCAAAATGGTCTCCAATCTGCCCTACTATATCACCACTCCCGTACTCTTTCATTTTCTAGAGTCACCCATCTACTTTGAGCGTTTGGTAACCATGGTGCAGTTGGAAGTTGGAGAACGACTTACCGCTCCCGTAAATGCGGAAAACTATGGCGCCCTCACTCTTGCCGCACGGCTTTACGCGGAAACAGATATCGTGCACCGTGTCCCCGCCTCCTGTTTTTTGCCCAAGCCCAAAGTAGACAGTGTTGTTGTTCGGTTTCGCTGCAGGAAAGAACCGCTCTTACCCGAAATGGATATCCCGTGGGTGATGAAAGTGGTACGCACGACCTTTCAGAAGCGGCGCAAGACGCTGCGCAATACCTTGACAGGTCCGGCGCTGAATCTGACAAAGGAGGAGGCTATGGATGCCCTTGCTCATGCGGATATAGACCATGGCCGACGACCGCAGACTTTGGACTGGCGTGAGTTCACTGCCCTTGCCCAAGCGATCAAAGAGGTCAAAGCAACTTCTGCAGACAAAAGCACGGAGCAGGGGGCTGAGTAA